A window of the Helianthus annuus cultivar XRQ/B chromosome 4, HanXRQr2.0-SUNRISE, whole genome shotgun sequence genome harbors these coding sequences:
- the LOC110935963 gene encoding uncharacterized protein LOC110935963, whose translation MAKTKEKPGSSSSSSRGKGKEKEQPSKKRQYLGRVSESESEEEEEMQLDPRDKPVWNSGSLDDQPEIWQPTLYNDCMNKLKNKAAAFICERDVDEPQLGQFGVYDKFRALGWEGALKCWDKDKSNLFLTEIQEWMATLKCHNFHKPSQMKLVGTVHGVPVEMSFDTLKKLGKYDSLPTREYMIPTLDDLLLKPEKHVTWNSMLADLFLPGRYGGVLYRKNLKIEAKLLHTICLLNVIPRRGDKEQVRFPEIPVLYPLMHGSPRFPIRYLIMHHLWICRNKYGRDIVPYCRIITGLMKQQKALTSEDRGLTKRHLPFTLDRLGNVWTYTSSERYHKLKSEGQRWRALKLGARELLPGEPDEPESDEELIPSGDDDYADEPTGGANVGFGVFHGGHGGTFYDYAQQPYEPGWAYSGSMQEVIESQRPPAAIFDTWSGSERSLFDQGTRNSASIERALKHSFDRNELWHRTHAYSQEVEMNNRYHDDQMRRMHADWHAGRPVAEDPQHVDYASLPPYDGSVSYPTPQLHHSQWLDPRRQEGPQQQEGSSSGSFGFGEWSDMMSSIFGPPGPRYY comes from the coding sequence ATGGCAAAGACAAAGGAAAAGCCGGGTTCAAGTTCGTCTTCGTCAAGAGGCAAGGGCAAGGAGAAGGAGCAGCCGTCGAAGAAGAGGCAATATCTTGGTAGGGTTAGTGAAAGCGAAAGCGAGGAAGAGGAAGAGATGCAGTTAGACCCACGTGATAAACCGGTGTGGAATTCGGGGTCGTTGGATGACCAACCCGAAATTTGGCAGCCAACTCTATATAACGACTGCATGAACAAGTTAAAAAATAAAGCAGCCGCATTTATCTGTGAAAGAGATGTTGATGAGCCTCAGTTGGGCCAGTTCGGGGTGTATGACAAGTTCCGTGCTTTGGGTTGGGAAGGAGCACTCAAGTGTTGGGATAAGGATAAGAGCAATTTGTTTTTGACTGAGATTCAGGAGTGGATGGCAACGCTTAAATGTCACAACTTCCACAAGCCATCACAAATGAAGTTGGTTGGGACGGTACATGGGGTACCAGTTGAAATGTCATTCGATACGTTGAAGAAGTTGGGAAAATATGATAGCCTTCCAACTAGGGAGTACATGATTCCCACGCTTGATGATTTATTGCTCAAACCCGAGAAGCACGTGACATGGAACAGTATGTTGGCTGATTTGTTTTTGCCCGGTAGGTATGGTGGCGTGTTATACCGAAAAAATCTGAAGATAGAAGCCAAGCTCTTGCATACGATCTGTTTACTTAATGTCATCCCAAGGAGAGGGGATAAAGAACAGGTGAGGTTTCCAGAGATACCTGTTCTGTATCCATTGATGCACGGGTCCCCACGGTTTCCAATACGCTACCTGATTATGCACCATTTGTGGATATGCCGGAACAAATACGGGAGAGACATTGTCCCGTACTGCCGCATCATAACGGGCTTAATGAAACAGCAGAAGGCACTCACATCTGAAGACCGCGGTTTAACGAAAAGGCACTTGCCTTTTACTTTGGATAGGTTGGGAAACGTTTGGACATACACTTCGTCTGAACGTTATCACAAGCTGAAATCGGAGGGTCAACGGTGGAGGGCGTTGAAATTAGGTGCAAGGGAGTTGTTACCGGGAGAACCGGATGAACCTGAAAGCGATGAAGAGTTAATTCCGAGTGGGGATGATGATTACGCAGACGAGCCAACGGGTGGTGCAAATGTTGGTTTTGGGGTTTTTCATGGTGGTCATGGTGGCACATTTTACGACTATGCGCAGCAACCGTATGAGCCGGGGTGGGCTTATAGTGGTTCAATGCAGGAGGTGATCGAGAGCCAACGCCCGCCGGCGGCCATCTTTGATACTTGGTCGGGTTCGGAGAGGTCGTTATTTGATCAAGGCACGCGGAATAGCGCTAGTATTGAGCGGGCGCTTAAACATAGCTTCGACCGCAACGAATTATGGCACCGGACCCACGCATATTCGCAGGAGGTGGAAATGAATAACCGATATCACGATGATCAGATGAGGCGGatgcatgcggattggcatgccggaaggccggtggctgaggatccacaacatgtggattatgcctcATTGCCACCGTATGATGGCAGCGTTTCGTATCCGACTCCACAACTCCACCATTCTCAGTGGCTTGATCCAAGACGGCAAGAGGGACCACAACAACAAGAGGGAAGCAGTAGCGGCTCGTTCGGGTTTGGAGAATGGAGCGATATGATGTCGTCCATTTTTGGGCCCCCAGGACCGCGTTATTATTGA